In the genome of Chryseobacterium arthrosphaerae, one region contains:
- a CDS encoding bacteriocin-like protein translates to MKNLKKLDRNELKTISGEGLLDPIGGLIGGLGGVVGGVLGGVGTIVGGVVGGVGSTVGGVVGGVGTVVGNALCQTQCVINGVIHIRLLECGTTC, encoded by the coding sequence ATGAAAAACTTAAAAAAATTAGACAGAAACGAGCTAAAAACTATTTCAGGTGAAGGACTTCTTGATCCAATCGGAGGATTGATCGGAGGACTAGGTGGAGTAGTTGGCGGTGTATTAGGTGGTGTAGGAACAATCGTTGGCGGTGTAGTTGGCGGTGTAGGTTCTACAGTAGGTGGAGTAGTTGGCGGTGTAGGTACCGTTGTAGGAAACGCTCTTTGCCAGACACAGTGTGTAATCAACGGTGTGATCCACATCAGATTACTGGAGTGTGGTACTACTTGCTAG
- a CDS encoding XRE family transcriptional regulator — MSIFSNNIRFLRARRKLSQQNVADELTISRVRYSKYENGISEPPIELLIRISKYFHVSIDLLLSVDIEKYPMDEMLKLPDNRIVLPVAVDHHGNDTIEIIPQKASMGYLEGYSDVEYIEGLQRIALPFLTNGKYRAFPADGDSMPPFRNGSYIVGKYVEGINELKPGKTYVFVTLNDGITYKRFKERKDHAICVSADNSFYEPYDIPFEEVVEIWQYASGIFPEDFEPGDYESYNFKEMFRELRQDIKDLDRKVSGRRKKS, encoded by the coding sequence ATGTCAATTTTTTCAAATAATATACGCTTCCTGAGAGCAAGGAGAAAGCTCTCCCAACAAAATGTAGCTGATGAACTTACCATTTCCCGTGTACGGTATTCTAAATATGAGAACGGAATATCTGAGCCACCCATCGAGCTTCTGATCAGGATCTCCAAATATTTCCATGTAAGTATTGATCTTCTGCTGTCGGTAGATATTGAGAAATATCCGATGGATGAAATGCTGAAACTTCCGGACAACAGAATTGTTCTTCCGGTTGCGGTAGACCATCATGGAAATGACACCATCGAAATTATTCCTCAGAAAGCATCGATGGGGTATCTTGAAGGTTATAGTGATGTAGAATATATTGAGGGCCTTCAGAGAATTGCCCTTCCTTTCCTTACCAATGGGAAATACAGAGCTTTCCCGGCAGACGGAGATTCTATGCCGCCGTTCAGAAACGGTTCTTATATTGTAGGAAAATATGTAGAGGGAATCAATGAACTGAAACCCGGCAAAACCTATGTATTTGTTACTTTAAATGATGGGATCACCTATAAACGTTTTAAGGAACGGAAAGATCATGCTATCTGTGTAAGTGCGGATAACTCCTTCTATGAGCCTTATGACATCCCGTTCGAAGAAGTAGTGGAAATCTGGCAGTATGCTTCAGGAATTTTCCCGGAAGACTTTGAACCGGGAGATTATGAAAGCTATAATTTTAAAGAAATGTTCCGGGAATTGAGACAGGACATCAAAGATCTGGACCGTAAGGTTTCAGGCCGCAGAAAGAAGTCTTAG
- the xth gene encoding exodeoxyribonuclease III, producing MKIATYNVNGINGRLPVLLQWLKEAAPDIVCLQELKAPQERFPLKEINAAGYQAIWHGQKSWNGVAILSKNMEITEVQRSLPGDPEDLQSRYIEAIIDQMVICCLYLPNGNPYPGPKFDYKLSWIKRLKRRAHQLITMELPAILIGDFNIIPEPADVYKPERWENDALYRTEVRKAFKELQKKGWLDSIRTLYPEEKIYTFWDYLYKAYDRNAGMRLDHILLSPYLSPGLESGGVDVHVRGWEKSSDHAPVWIQLKK from the coding sequence ATGAAAATAGCCACTTATAATGTCAATGGAATCAACGGCCGTCTTCCGGTTTTACTGCAATGGCTTAAAGAAGCTGCTCCGGATATCGTGTGTCTTCAGGAACTGAAAGCTCCACAGGAACGTTTTCCTTTAAAAGAAATCAATGCTGCCGGTTATCAGGCCATCTGGCATGGACAGAAAAGCTGGAACGGAGTAGCCATTCTCTCAAAAAATATGGAAATTACCGAAGTACAGCGGTCACTTCCCGGTGATCCCGAAGATCTTCAGAGTCGGTATATCGAAGCAATTATTGATCAAATGGTGATCTGCTGTCTGTACCTTCCCAACGGCAACCCTTATCCGGGACCAAAGTTTGATTATAAACTCTCATGGATCAAAAGATTGAAAAGGCGTGCCCATCAGTTGATCACGATGGAGCTTCCGGCTATTCTTATTGGCGATTTCAATATCATTCCGGAACCTGCGGATGTCTATAAGCCTGAGCGATGGGAGAATGATGCCCTGTACCGAACTGAAGTACGGAAAGCCTTCAAGGAACTGCAGAAAAAAGGCTGGCTGGATTCTATCCGGACACTTTATCCGGAAGAAAAGATCTACACATTCTGGGATTATTTATATAAAGCTTATGACCGTAATGCAGGAATGAGGCTTGATCATATTTTATTGAGCCCTTATCTCAGTCCGGGATTGGAATCAGGTGGAGTAGATGTGCATGTACGGGGATGGGAAAAGAGCAGTGATCATGCTCCTGTATGGATTCAGCTGAAAAAATAA